GACAATACGTACTTGACACACATTGGGTCAAAAACTCTTTTCTCCAACAGGTGCATATTGTTCTAGATATTCGGTGCCTAATGGAAATCCCAACTTCTCAGCGTCCACTTTTAAGAGCTGCTTTGCCTTGCCTTGGAgaaggccaaaaaaaaaaaaaaaaaaaaaaaagtcgagCGAGTGTCGCGGGTGGGAGGTTTGTTGGGTTGGCGTCATTGCTGGCTAATTATTAGTCAAGTTTCTTTGGGTGTCACTCTCCATGTCAGCCCTTTTGACTAATAGGTATGCGGGTTGCATACCCACTCTTCTTTTGGTGTAAATGGAAATGTAGAGAAATGCCATTTTCTGACCGAACCAGCCTTTCGTCTCGGTATTTACGACCTGGGCAAAATGGCGGGGTGaggacttttttttttggcagaAGCAATGCAGAATGCAGTGCCGTATCGAGGGATGCTTGGATGGTGTGGAGCGGGTTTCACACaaggcttttttttttttctacgCCGCAGCTGTTGGTTGGAGTTTGTTTGGTCTGAAATTTCTCCTTGTCTAGACTCATCCACTGACAGAGGACATGTCTCTCAGCCTTGCAAAACTTTGTTGACTGTCCCGAGTGAGACAGTCCACACCAGCACCGGTACTCAACAGTTCGAGTACGATGAGTATAAGCCTACCTACATACGTAGGCAGGTTACGCGTGGTGATATATTTTGGGCCCATCAGAGACGCATAAAAAGGTGTGGTAGTACTGCTTATCCTACATCATGGGTGTCTTCcacgtcccctcccccaacggACAAGTACATTACatggaggcggcggtggtggtaggcGAGGCCGCGGACGTCGTGTACGTTGATACATCACATTCTGTTTTTCCATCCCACTATCTCGTGTTGCGGGCAGGTGCCATACTCTGTCATGTTTGGGTTCACGAGACACAAAAGCGCCAAAAACCACATCCCAACTTTGTTGTTCGTGAGTATGTGACCATCTTGAGcgtgggggttgttgtcaCACGGGCAAGCAGAGCAAGAGTGGGCAGAAATGGAGTTCTGTCTTGTCGAGTTTTCTTTATGAAATAAAATAGTCAACTTTAGAGGCCAAAAGGGATCAGATGAACTCAAGGATTGCATATCACAGTGGTCGCAAGGTCTGGAAACACAGAAAGTATTACAAAGTGCAAAATACTAATAGCGTTTATCATGTTCGCTGACCTCCTTGGAGATAACAGCAGAATCATATATAATATGTATGAGCGAAGTTAAGTCTATCCGTCCGTCCGTCCAGAAACAATAAGGAAGTGGTGATGTCTATAACCCGCCTCGAAAAAACAAGTTCCGCCATAGAAAAAcatcaagaaaaaaaagaaaaaaaccgcGTGTGTCCATGTGTCCAGATCCCACCATGGCGAAGCCAAAACGCTCAACTTTTGGTCGCTATTAATGATTCGAGTACCCGTAACCCTTCCTGTTCCATCCAAAGAGAAACCTGCCCAAACGCCCCGTAGTATATCCTCTATAGTCCCGGGTTTGTTCGTTGTCGTCATATCATGTCGTTAAGAGACTGCAAACTTAACAAAGTTGTACAATTCACTCGCCCTTGCGTGGTCACACTCGTTACAAGAAATCTCCAGCAACGCTATTGGCGGTCGAGTTTCTGCCACTGAGGCTGTAGCCATCACTTGGCGTGAGCATGTCGCTGACACTCATCCTTGGAAGTGGAAGTTTGCGAGCTCCATCTGGACGGTTGATCACGTCGGTCAAGGAAATGCCGCTGCGAGATGGCGCTTGCGCGGGTGGCTGCGAGAACTGCTGACCTTCGGGTTGCGGCTCAAGGGGAGCAAGCGCCGGAACTTGGCTATGCAAAGAAAGATTGCGAAACGGCGCGAGCTCGGTTCCAAAGGGCCGGAGACGCGGAGAGTGGGCAGGCGTGGCAAGTGGTGTGTGGTCGGGAGTTGGCGAGAGTGAATTGTGAGAAAAcgtgggagaagaaggagcggTGGAGTTAGGCGAGTTGGGTCTCGACCTCTTAGCGTGTCTGTAATTGTGATAatggtcgtcgtcatcgtggGAGTGAGTGGGCCGAGAAATATGGTAGGCATGCAGCGAAGGGCCGGCTATCAGGGGATTCCTTGATGTGGCAATGCCGTTGCCGTAGAAGTGAGCATGTCTTGAGCCGTAAGGGGCCATCTTGTCCCGCTCGACTTGACCAACAGCTCTCGCTAGCATCTGAATGTCGGGACCGCTCTGGCTACCAAGAGCATTGCGGTGGTATGGGGTCAGCGTAGGCTGAGGGGAGAAGTTGTACGAGTGGTAATGAGGAGGCGAGACATTGGGAGAAGAGATCGCGGTCGGGGGAGCCGAGCGAATCGTTTTGGGCTGCGGTGGAGGCATGACATCAGGCTGCAGTCTGTGAACCAGACCAGCGTGCTGATGTCCCTTGTTCCCTCTCCtggagttggggttgttgtgtaTCCTCGAGTGCCTCGTTAGTTCATCTGAGCGCGAGAACCTCTTGCTGCAGcctgggtggtggcaggCGTGTGGCTTCTCGCCCGTGTGCGTCCGGATGTGACGGGTCTGGTGCTCGAGGCGGTGGAAAGCCTTGTCACACATGGTGCATTTGTAAGGACGGGGGAGCTCATTCGTGCTGTCAGCCGGCTGAGCGCCCGTGGGCAAAGGCCCATTTGGACGGAGCAATCCAACAGACATCTCGACGTCGACGGCGGGAGTCTGCGTTTGCGTTTGCGTCTGCCGTTGGGGAGAAAGCTGGTCCCTCTCTGTTGTTGTCTCCGGGTTCAGTAGACTGGAAAAGTCCACAGCAGATTGCGTTCGTTGCATGTGATCGGTCGCCCTTGTGCTGGGACTCTGTTTAACCCCTACTCGGTCGTATAGTTGTCCCAGTTGTCTTCCAATTGAGCTGCACAAAATGCATGCAGCCGGCGACGGACAAGATcgaagggggaaaaaagtGTCGGTCAACGCTCTCAGCCCCTTTGGGGTTCCAGACGTTCCTCGTTTCTTTGCAAAAGTTGGGACGAGATGAATAGGGCGGCCCGTTaggttggagttggagttAAGGTTTTGCTGGCGTGCGGGTTGGCGACTGGGTCTGGGGACGTGGTGcgggtgctgttggggaaAAGCTTTTAATGTAGCATGGGAAATCTGAAGTAGCAAGCAGGAGCACTGAGAGcctgggttttggggggcggCTGCCGTGCTGGTTTTAAATGGCGGGTGAGCGGGCTGACACCGGGGCGTGCCAGGCATGTGGTGTGGACACCACGGGGGGTGCGTTCGGTAAGGTCCCTAGCGACTCAGCGCGCCCCTTCCCTGAACAccagggggggtggggagggggcatctcggggaaaaaagaaaaaataaaatgtCATCGGTACCTAGCCCAAAGGGTACCGCATTTCACGCCCATGTAGGTAGCTGCGGTAAGGTACATCCACCCCCATTTCACagccctcccccttccagtTCTCTCCACCCACCCGTCCATATGTGCTTGTTCTCTGCCGCACCCGAGTGGAAATGTACCCTTTCCATGCAGCCCTCTCTGCACCCGCCCTCTGCTGCCTGTTCATGGTGAAATTTTCACCGGTGTGCAACTGTTGAGGCGGCGGTACTTTATTGGAAATGTATTACGGTGCTGGTCCCCAGGTGGAAAGGGGTCTgctgtgggggggggggggcacTGTATGGGGCGGGTGGAGTTGTGTTCGGAGAGGACACGGCAAACAGGAAGGCACCAACAGGAGCCGAGCGTGGGGTGTTGTGAGATAGCGATCACCTCAGCTTCACACCCAAAGGCACAAGACGCCAACTCTCTCGGCAGAGGCTGATTATAGAGCGGTACGGAGTATGATGCTATCGCATGTCCACCGGTGTCTCATGCGAG
This genomic stretch from Podospora bellae-mahoneyi strain CBS 112042 chromosome 1 map unlocalized CBS112042p_1.2, whole genome shotgun sequence harbors:
- the CRE1 gene encoding carbon catabolite repressor protein (COG:K; EggNog:ENOG503NX08); this translates as MQRTQSAVDFSSLLNPETTTERDQLSPQRQTQTQTQTPAVDVEMSVGLLRPNGPLPTGAQPADSTNELPRPYKCTMCDKAFHRLEHQTRHIRTHTGEKPHACHHPGCSKRFSRSDELTRHSRIHNNPNSRRGNKGHQHAGLVHRLQPDVMPPPQPKTIRSAPPTAISSPNVSPPHYHSYNFSPQPTLTPYHRNALGSQSGPDIQMLARAVGQVERDKMAPYGSRHAHFYGNGIATSRNPLIAGPSLHAYHISRPTHSHDDDDHYHNYRHAKRSRPNSPNSTAPSSPTFSHNSLSPTPDHTPLATPAHSPRLRPFGTELAPFRNLSLHSQVPALAPLEPQPEGQQFSQPPAQAPSRSGISLTDVINRPDGARKLPLPRMSVSDMLTPSDGYSLSGRNSTANSVAGDFL